Proteins encoded together in one Salarchaeum sp. JOR-1 window:
- the arsB gene encoding ACR3 family arsenite efflux transporter, with protein sequence MSDSLGVLDRYLTLWIALAMLVGVGLGRFAPGFVDVLNAVQFHGTSVPIAVGLFVMIFPIMAEIEYDRIPRVTRTARREIGLTLAFNWLVAPFVMYGLATLFLGGHPGYITGLVLVGIAPCIAMVLVWNELASGNQELCAVCVGVNSLLQIALFVPYAFLFLTVLRGTSVDVSIPLVATMVGVFLGLPLLLGYLVQRTAFRTVGRRAYYDRVIPRISPFGLLGLLFTVVVMFALKGDYIVSNPGEIALIALPLLLFFVGLWALAYGTSALLGFDYTEAISVAFTASSNNFELAIAVAVAVFGIGSDVALATVVGPLIEVPVMLALVRVALATRGRLFGDETEVTGVAYTD encoded by the coding sequence GTGAGCGACAGCCTCGGGGTCTTAGACCGGTATCTCACGCTCTGGATCGCGCTCGCGATGCTCGTCGGGGTCGGACTCGGGCGGTTCGCGCCGGGGTTCGTGGACGTGCTGAACGCGGTGCAGTTCCACGGCACCAGCGTCCCCATCGCCGTCGGGCTGTTCGTGATGATATTCCCCATCATGGCCGAAATCGAGTACGACCGCATCCCGCGCGTCACGCGAACTGCACGTCGCGAAATCGGGCTGACGCTCGCGTTCAACTGGCTCGTCGCGCCGTTCGTGATGTACGGACTCGCGACGCTCTTCCTCGGCGGCCACCCGGGCTACATCACGGGCCTCGTCCTGGTGGGTATCGCGCCCTGCATCGCGATGGTGCTCGTCTGGAACGAACTCGCGTCCGGGAACCAGGAGCTCTGCGCGGTCTGCGTCGGCGTGAACAGCCTGCTCCAGATCGCGCTGTTCGTCCCGTACGCGTTCCTCTTCCTCACGGTACTCCGGGGGACGAGCGTCGACGTGTCCATCCCGCTGGTCGCGACGATGGTCGGGGTCTTCCTCGGCCTCCCGCTCCTGCTCGGCTACCTCGTTCAGCGCACCGCCTTCCGTACGGTCGGCCGGCGCGCGTACTACGACCGCGTCATCCCTCGCATCAGTCCGTTCGGACTGCTCGGACTCCTGTTCACCGTCGTGGTGATGTTCGCGCTGAAGGGCGACTACATCGTCTCCAACCCCGGCGAAATCGCGCTCATCGCGCTCCCGCTCCTCCTGTTCTTCGTCGGGCTCTGGGCGCTCGCGTACGGAACCAGCGCACTCCTCGGGTTCGACTACACCGAAGCGATCAGCGTCGCGTTCACCGCGTCCTCGAACAACTTCGAACTCGCCATCGCCGTCGCGGTCGCCGTCTTCGGCATCGGAAGCGACGTGGCGCTCGCGACCGTCGTCGGCCCCCTCATCGAGGTGCCCGTGATGCTCGCGCTCGTCCGCGTCGCACTCGCCACCCGCGGACGACTGTTCGGCGACGAAACGGAGGTGACGGGCGTTGCCTACACCGACTAA
- a CDS encoding ABC transporter substrate-binding protein, producing the protein MAGTDEQNSTSRRTFLTGVGGAAVTTALAGCQGGGDTTTDTTTQGTTQGTTNELQDFPVTITQGQMPTTLDPQDHRSTPTDNVVLHTYEGLLSRSRTGQMQAQLATDWERMEDGRVRFQIRDGPTFHSGNDLTPGDVAYSINRIVKPDVGINSPQSDQLAGVTGAEVVDGERAVDVMSSGLNPIVFSLFATYGDVMEQAWVEENSTDYIATHMNGTGPFEFSDYEQGVNVVLERYNDYWQEPAAVSELTFNAAKESSTRVNQLIAGETDVVVNVPPQDIARVQNGENTRIDAVSSSRVIYNAMRYDVEPFDSPQFRQAMNYAVDMQAIIQSVLDTFGDATSQPTLEGFVGFNEELTPYPHDPAQAEQLVEDSGYAGAEIELHTPVGRYLKDVEIAQAVVNQIDELPNVSATLNQREFASLAGELTDGDITTSPHWYLIGWGNATFDASQTLVPLLTSNGALTSYKNDEFDSLVEQAQSESDPAQRKQYLEDANAHANEQAPWIFLNRQYSVYGVSQRVSWRARRDERIDAYAMSQT; encoded by the coding sequence ATGGCAGGTACTGACGAACAAAATTCGACGAGCCGGCGGACGTTCCTGACCGGCGTCGGTGGCGCGGCAGTGACCACCGCGCTCGCCGGCTGTCAGGGCGGCGGCGACACGACGACCGACACGACGACCCAGGGGACGACCCAGGGGACGACGAACGAGCTTCAGGATTTCCCCGTGACCATCACGCAGGGTCAGATGCCGACGACGCTCGACCCGCAGGACCACCGGTCGACGCCGACGGACAACGTCGTGCTGCACACGTACGAGGGGCTGCTGTCCCGCAGCCGCACCGGGCAGATGCAGGCGCAACTCGCGACCGACTGGGAGCGCATGGAGGACGGCCGGGTCCGCTTCCAGATTCGGGACGGCCCGACGTTCCACAGCGGGAACGACCTCACGCCCGGTGACGTGGCGTACTCCATCAACCGCATCGTCAAGCCCGACGTCGGCATCAACAGCCCGCAGTCGGACCAGCTCGCGGGCGTGACGGGTGCGGAAGTCGTCGACGGTGAGCGCGCGGTCGACGTCATGTCGAGCGGCCTGAACCCCATCGTGTTCTCGCTGTTCGCGACGTACGGCGACGTGATGGAGCAGGCGTGGGTCGAGGAGAACAGCACGGACTACATCGCGACCCACATGAACGGCACGGGACCGTTCGAGTTCAGTGACTACGAGCAGGGCGTCAACGTCGTGCTCGAACGCTACAACGACTACTGGCAGGAACCCGCGGCGGTCTCCGAACTGACGTTCAACGCAGCAAAGGAGTCCAGCACGCGCGTGAACCAGCTCATCGCGGGCGAGACGGACGTGGTCGTGAACGTCCCGCCGCAGGACATCGCGCGCGTCCAGAACGGCGAGAACACGCGCATCGACGCCGTGTCGAGTTCGCGCGTCATCTACAACGCGATGCGGTACGACGTGGAGCCGTTCGACTCGCCGCAGTTCCGGCAGGCGATGAACTACGCCGTGGACATGCAAGCGATCATCCAGAGCGTGCTCGACACGTTCGGGGACGCGACGAGCCAGCCGACACTCGAAGGGTTCGTCGGGTTCAACGAGGAGCTCACCCCGTACCCCCACGACCCCGCTCAGGCCGAACAGCTCGTGGAGGACAGCGGGTACGCGGGCGCAGAAATCGAACTCCACACGCCGGTCGGTCGCTACCTGAAGGACGTGGAAATCGCGCAGGCGGTCGTGAACCAAATCGACGAACTCCCGAACGTCTCCGCGACCCTGAATCAGCGCGAGTTCGCGTCGCTCGCGGGCGAACTCACGGACGGCGACATCACGACGAGTCCGCACTGGTACCTCATCGGCTGGGGGAACGCGACGTTCGACGCGAGCCAGACGCTGGTTCCGCTGCTGACGAGCAACGGCGCGCTAACCTCGTACAAGAACGACGAGTTCGACTCGCTCGTCGAGCAGGCGCAGAGCGAGTCCGACCCCGCCCAACGCAAGCAGTACCTCGAAGACGCGAACGCACACGCGAACGAGCAGGCGCCGTGGATCTTCCTGAACCGCCAGTACAGCGTGTACGGTGTCTCCCAGCGCGTGTCGTGGCGGGCGCGTCGTGACGAGCGGATCGACGCGTACGCGATGAGCCAAACGTAA
- a CDS encoding ribonuclease H — translation MAHAGRSSLRTLFDDAPTPHIAHPPHTHHRDFYVATDGSYVDGTGGLGVIIESRSGERVARLAVPDRVPDNNVAEYRALHLGLDVLAARAPRDARVGVLVDHDEVAANVNLAALAANGPDYRPLRDVSVPSTVGHHWRGIRARVASFTELRAAALPSGRNPAHVLANAPNEYAHVNDEPPKCLLPGLDEPEPQIPPPSRANR, via the coding sequence ATGGCGCACGCCGGGCGCTCGAGCCTCAGGACACTCTTCGACGACGCGCCGACTCCCCACATCGCCCATCCCCCGCACACCCATCATCGAGACTTCTACGTCGCCACCGACGGTTCGTACGTGGACGGAACGGGCGGTCTCGGCGTCATCATCGAATCACGGAGCGGCGAGCGCGTCGCCCGCCTCGCCGTCCCCGACCGCGTTCCGGACAACAACGTCGCGGAGTACCGCGCGCTCCACCTCGGTCTCGACGTACTCGCCGCACGCGCGCCCCGCGACGCCCGCGTCGGCGTGCTCGTCGACCACGACGAGGTCGCCGCGAACGTCAACCTCGCCGCGCTCGCCGCGAACGGCCCCGATTACCGGCCGCTCCGCGACGTCTCCGTCCCGTCGACGGTCGGCCATCACTGGCGCGGTATCCGCGCACGCGTCGCCTCCTTCACGGAACTCCGCGCCGCCGCCCTCCCCAGCGGCCGGAACCCCGCGCACGTCCTCGCGAACGCGCCCAACGAGTACGCGCACGTCAACGACGAGCCCCCGAAGTGCCTCCTCCCCGGACTCGACGAACCGGAACCGCAGATCCCGCCGCCGAGCCGCGCGAACCGCTAG
- a CDS encoding low molecular weight phosphatase family protein has product MPTPTKNDEPTTVAFVCVQNAGRSQMAYAFAEREKRERGRDDLEFVTGGTRPADHVHPGVVEAMQAAGIDISARVPREVSFAEIQDADVVITMGCSAEDVCPANWSGENRDWNLDDPDGKSPEEVARIRDDIEARVQELFEEF; this is encoded by the coding sequence TTGCCTACACCGACTAAGAACGACGAACCGACCACCGTCGCGTTCGTCTGCGTGCAGAACGCGGGCAGAAGCCAGATGGCGTACGCGTTCGCGGAGCGCGAGAAGCGCGAGCGCGGCCGCGACGACCTCGAATTCGTGACGGGCGGGACGCGGCCGGCCGACCACGTCCATCCCGGGGTCGTGGAGGCGATGCAGGCGGCGGGAATCGACATCTCGGCGCGCGTGCCGCGTGAGGTGTCGTTCGCGGAGATTCAGGACGCCGACGTGGTGATAACGATGGGGTGTTCGGCGGAGGACGTGTGTCCGGCGAACTGGTCGGGGGAGAACCGGGACTGGAACCTCGACGACCCGGACGGGAAGTCCCCCGAAGAAGTCGCGCGGATTCGGGACGACATCGAGGCCAGGGTGCAGGAGTTGTTCGAGGAGTTCTAG